From Corallococcus soli, a single genomic window includes:
- a CDS encoding ArsR/SmtB family transcription factor yields MSSSTRDDLLFKALADSRRRAILDLLKDAPRTTGELCEHFEGTLDRCTVMQHIGVLERAELVLSRREGRTRWNYLNAAPFLEIQERWISSYATHAVGLLSKLKRDLEGE; encoded by the coding sequence CGGGACGACCTCCTCTTCAAGGCGCTGGCGGACTCACGGAGGCGGGCCATCCTGGACCTGCTGAAGGACGCGCCCCGGACGACGGGGGAGCTGTGCGAGCACTTCGAGGGCACCCTGGACCGCTGCACGGTGATGCAACACATCGGGGTGCTGGAGCGGGCGGAGCTGGTCCTCTCCCGTCGCGAGGGCCGCACGCGGTGGAACTACCTCAACGCGGCGCCCTTCCTGGAGATCCAGGAGCGGTGGATCTCCTCCTACGCCACGCACGCGGTGGGGCTGCTGTCGAAGCTGAAGCGGGACCTGGAAGGGGAGTGA
- a CDS encoding imm11 family protein, with protein MSARFFDLDFDVYVPGRWYLGEPHHLAGPEIEDIWQFIQGKPVELPERLRIPLSQDGRALDFDKTPVGGAPIVNARVAAVFRELAPQDIQLFPVEVEGQSAPYFLLNVAKEIDCIDDAACREARRWVPEDNRPDRLGEYHVVSGLRIDRSKVGGARVFRLWGYHPPIIVAGDIKDALERTGALGARFVEV; from the coding sequence ATGTCAGCACGCTTCTTCGACCTTGATTTCGATGTCTATGTTCCAGGGCGTTGGTACCTGGGCGAGCCGCACCACCTTGCCGGGCCGGAGATTGAGGACATCTGGCAATTCATTCAGGGCAAGCCCGTGGAACTCCCTGAGCGGCTCCGGATTCCACTCTCCCAGGACGGCAGGGCCCTGGACTTCGACAAGACCCCGGTCGGAGGTGCGCCCATCGTGAACGCCCGGGTCGCCGCCGTGTTCCGCGAGTTGGCCCCCCAAGACATCCAGCTCTTCCCCGTCGAAGTGGAAGGGCAGTCGGCCCCTTACTTCCTGCTGAACGTGGCGAAGGAAATCGACTGCATCGACGACGCGGCCTGTAGAGAAGCCCGGCGCTGGGTGCCGGAAGACAACCGGCCAGACCGGCTGGGCGAGTACCACGTCGTGTCCGGCCTGCGCATCGACCGCTCGAAGGTGGGCGGTGCACGCGTCTTCCGGCTGTGGGGCTACCACCCGCCCATCATCGTCGCGGGCGACATCAAGGACGCGCTCGAACGCACCGGCGCCCTGGGCGCACGGTTCGTCGAAGTCTGA
- a CDS encoding AHH domain-containing protein — translation MRFRAVVALLLLGCMGCATTRTVTLDTGRGDPPIVYRPSQTRPVEVARAAFEEGVTRLVLGMRLDVALREAEATERRSLLASSRGVVDGARGRTGEPKRLMPDGFTLGLMERRGMALSFALDTVWEGVEVALQDVTDPDALRAMVVSLIGTSLVMLVAPEPVTKFVALALTACLIAYLGTGPVWHLGQAFLLLMEETAEATSTEQLKDVGHRFGKVLGDNGARVLILVAMAALGGRSGMAVQGPRMPGFTQAALKAQVEGGFQLSGALAGEVHSISLSAAGVLDIALAPTAVAAVAMGPGGGIQGDPDGEVHHICTDKNEVSASSGGPWTRIFEDFFRRAGLKLSDTVNQVRIRGHKGPHPREYHQEVYRRLQLATQGCRGVESCRRALTDELMRIATDLTTDGTLLRKLVTRNPEG, via the coding sequence GTGAGATTTCGCGCGGTGGTGGCGCTGCTGCTGTTGGGGTGCATGGGCTGTGCGACGACGCGGACGGTGACGCTCGATACCGGCCGGGGAGACCCCCCCATCGTCTACCGGCCCTCGCAGACCCGCCCGGTGGAGGTCGCCCGGGCCGCGTTCGAGGAGGGCGTGACGCGCCTCGTGCTCGGCATGAGGTTGGACGTGGCCCTCCGCGAAGCCGAAGCGACGGAGCGGCGCTCCCTCCTGGCCTCCTCGCGCGGTGTGGTGGACGGGGCTCGGGGTCGCACGGGCGAACCGAAGCGCCTCATGCCGGATGGGTTCACGCTGGGACTGATGGAGCGTCGCGGGATGGCGCTCTCCTTCGCGCTCGACACCGTCTGGGAAGGTGTCGAGGTCGCGCTCCAGGACGTCACCGACCCGGATGCCCTGCGGGCGATGGTCGTCTCCCTCATCGGGACCTCGCTGGTGATGCTGGTGGCTCCCGAGCCGGTGACGAAGTTCGTGGCCCTCGCGTTGACGGCGTGCCTCATCGCCTACCTGGGAACGGGGCCGGTCTGGCACCTGGGGCAGGCGTTCCTCCTCCTCATGGAGGAGACGGCGGAGGCGACGAGCACCGAGCAGTTGAAGGACGTGGGGCATCGCTTCGGCAAGGTGCTGGGAGACAACGGGGCCCGGGTGCTGATCCTCGTCGCCATGGCCGCGCTGGGTGGCAGGTCCGGCATGGCGGTGCAGGGACCACGGATGCCTGGTTTCACGCAGGCGGCGTTGAAGGCACAGGTGGAGGGTGGATTTCAGCTATCGGGTGCCCTGGCCGGTGAGGTGCATTCGATTTCACTCTCCGCGGCGGGAGTGCTCGACATCGCGCTGGCACCCACGGCGGTGGCCGCCGTGGCGATGGGCCCGGGTGGCGGCATTCAGGGGGACCCGGATGGAGAGGTGCACCACATCTGCACGGACAAGAACGAGGTCTCCGCGAGCTCGGGTGGGCCCTGGACGCGGATCTTCGAGGATTTCTTCCGCCGAGCGGGGCTGAAGCTGAGTGATACCGTGAATCAAGTCCGCATCCGGGGACACAAGGGGCCGCACCCACGCGAGTACCATCAAGAGGTCTATCGAAGGCTCCAGTTGGCGACGCAAGGATGCCGGGGCGTGGAGTCATGTCGGCGTGCCCTGACCGATGAGTTGATGCGGATCGCGACTGATCTCACAACGGACGGGACCCTTCTGCGAAAGCTCGTCACCCGGAACCCGGAAGGATGA
- a CDS encoding cytochrome c family protein, translated as MTHPRHLPALSLVALLSLTAGCLTGASSAESNPPRAETAPPVLTEARKAATPSSFPCGNTQTLQFGPDIPPDFSQVASQVDADCFAWQQFIALNWPSASMDGGTDAGFGTPGDLGAVQWQTWMDVAQVFLPDGGPPPAWGSAQKVDPACLAEAGLTAVEAKGLLALTVASKFAEQFDPTSSAQAFPFTGPAWLGARNGTNVWYDVRINQPEFDYVVDAGLYNASNQMAQADAGVALVLPQGSFQPNSVGAIETKSAWMEVSSPTDSRWNRYKLAPAVVVDPTTQKCRAATVALVGLHIIHATQSQPTLVWSTFEHVDNAPDHGADAGTTAWNFYDAQCQPRTLSVPAHCSADGGATQVTVGCTPNTPPPYYIGNGCPAPSAVQVTRLTPIDATAAQVTATVQQHLRQAYPGSVWENYLLVNMLWSTGASASPTRPVKAPLPFASPTPSGSVPIANTTMETYIQQTADFGQGPRASNCIVCHASAAIQGPSGIASDFSFIFGLAQGLPAANKAALKSKRVTPAIKAGQLHPPRMRRILQ; from the coding sequence ATGACCCATCCCAGACACCTCCCGGCGCTGTCGCTGGTGGCGCTGCTGTCGTTGACGGCGGGCTGCCTCACGGGGGCCTCCTCCGCGGAATCCAATCCCCCGCGGGCGGAGACGGCCCCTCCGGTGCTCACCGAAGCGCGGAAGGCCGCCACGCCTTCGAGTTTTCCGTGTGGCAACACGCAGACCCTCCAGTTCGGGCCGGACATCCCGCCCGACTTCAGCCAGGTGGCCAGCCAGGTGGACGCGGACTGTTTCGCCTGGCAGCAGTTCATCGCGCTGAACTGGCCCTCCGCTTCCATGGATGGGGGGACGGACGCCGGCTTCGGCACGCCCGGGGACCTGGGCGCGGTGCAATGGCAGACGTGGATGGACGTGGCGCAGGTGTTCCTGCCGGACGGCGGCCCGCCGCCCGCGTGGGGCTCGGCGCAGAAGGTGGACCCGGCCTGTCTGGCGGAGGCGGGCCTGACAGCGGTGGAGGCGAAGGGGCTGCTGGCGTTGACGGTGGCGTCGAAGTTCGCGGAGCAGTTCGACCCGACCAGCAGCGCGCAGGCGTTCCCCTTCACCGGGCCCGCGTGGCTGGGGGCGCGGAACGGCACGAACGTCTGGTACGACGTGCGCATCAACCAGCCGGAGTTCGACTACGTGGTGGACGCGGGGCTCTACAACGCGTCCAACCAGATGGCGCAGGCGGACGCGGGGGTGGCGCTGGTGCTGCCCCAGGGTTCGTTCCAGCCGAACAGCGTGGGCGCCATCGAGACGAAGTCGGCGTGGATGGAGGTCTCCTCGCCGACGGACTCCCGGTGGAACCGCTACAAGCTGGCGCCCGCGGTGGTGGTGGACCCCACCACGCAGAAGTGCCGCGCGGCGACGGTGGCGTTGGTGGGGTTGCACATCATCCACGCGACGCAGAGCCAGCCCACGCTGGTGTGGTCCACCTTCGAGCACGTGGACAACGCGCCCGACCACGGCGCGGATGCGGGCACCACGGCGTGGAACTTCTACGACGCGCAATGCCAGCCGCGCACGCTGTCGGTGCCGGCGCACTGTTCGGCGGATGGCGGGGCCACGCAGGTGACGGTGGGCTGCACGCCCAACACACCGCCGCCGTATTACATTGGCAACGGGTGTCCGGCGCCGTCCGCGGTGCAGGTGACGCGGCTGACGCCCATTGACGCGACGGCCGCCCAGGTGACGGCGACGGTCCAGCAGCACCTGCGACAGGCCTATCCCGGCTCCGTCTGGGAGAACTACCTGTTGGTGAACATGCTGTGGTCCACCGGAGCCAGCGCCAGCCCCACGCGGCCGGTGAAGGCACCCCTGCCCTTCGCCTCACCGACGCCGTCTGGGAGCGTCCCCATCGCGAACACGACGATGGAGACCTACATCCAGCAGACGGCGGACTTCGGCCAGGGGCCCCGGGCGAGCAACTGCATCGTCTGCCACGCGAGCGCCGCCATCCAGGGTCCGTCTGGCATTGCGTCCGACTTCAGCTTCATCTTCGGACTGGCGCAGGGGCTGCCCGCCGCCAACAAGGCGGCCCTCAAGTCGAAGCGGGTGACACCGGCCATCAAGGCGGGACAACTGCATCCGCCCAGGATGCGCCGCATCCTCCAATAG
- a CDS encoding MFS transporter, producing MPSSHRLPRLASLRPFEHPGYFAVWMGALISNIGTWMETVAMGVYVTQTTGRAESTGAIVALSFLPAVILSPVGGALADRFDRRAYAAFGAVLQAALAGVLTVLAFRGQLTVPVIGVISFLNGCVSTLTYPAFGALLAELVPPEELHLSTSLNSAQFNLGRILGPTLAALVLQAGGPAWALLANTLSFFAVLVALSRVVPQPRDATAKREPLWAGIRRGITVARDDEDISLVLVATFFVAALVAPFIGLVPVFAIRELGQGAAATSLLVTCQGAGAVTAALGVGTLAELFGQRRLRGYAATSIAALSGIYWLAPTLQVAAVCIFFLGANYLVLMSSLSASCQNRVPRQLQARMGSLYSMVLGAGYSLGVWFQGALADRVGLRFVALSTSAIFLALVLTLRMLRPTRFENVAEAPSEVQPFPDSSH from the coding sequence GTGCCCTCCTCCCATCGACTGCCAAGACTCGCCTCGCTGCGACCCTTCGAACACCCTGGTTACTTCGCGGTGTGGATGGGCGCGCTCATCTCCAACATCGGCACCTGGATGGAGACGGTGGCGATGGGCGTCTACGTCACGCAGACGACCGGCCGCGCCGAGTCGACGGGCGCCATCGTCGCGCTGTCGTTCCTGCCCGCGGTCATCCTGTCGCCGGTGGGCGGAGCGCTGGCGGATCGCTTCGACCGGCGCGCCTACGCGGCCTTCGGCGCGGTGCTGCAGGCGGCGCTGGCGGGCGTGCTGACGGTGCTGGCGTTCCGGGGGCAGCTGACGGTGCCTGTCATTGGCGTCATCTCTTTTCTCAACGGGTGCGTGAGCACGCTCACCTACCCGGCCTTCGGCGCGCTCCTGGCGGAGCTGGTGCCGCCAGAAGAGCTGCACCTGTCGACGAGCCTCAACTCGGCGCAGTTCAACCTGGGCCGCATCCTGGGCCCCACGCTGGCCGCGCTGGTGTTGCAGGCGGGCGGGCCCGCATGGGCCCTGCTCGCGAACACGCTGTCGTTCTTCGCGGTGCTGGTGGCGCTCTCACGCGTGGTGCCCCAGCCCCGGGACGCGACGGCGAAGCGCGAACCGCTCTGGGCGGGCATCCGGCGCGGCATCACCGTGGCGCGCGACGACGAGGACATCTCGCTGGTGCTGGTGGCCACCTTCTTCGTGGCGGCGCTGGTGGCGCCCTTCATCGGCCTGGTGCCGGTGTTCGCCATCCGCGAGCTGGGCCAGGGCGCGGCGGCGACGTCGCTGCTGGTGACCTGCCAGGGCGCGGGCGCGGTGACGGCGGCGCTGGGCGTGGGCACGCTCGCGGAGCTGTTCGGCCAGCGCAGGCTGCGCGGCTACGCGGCCACGTCCATCGCGGCGCTGTCCGGCATCTACTGGCTGGCGCCCACGCTGCAGGTGGCGGCGGTGTGCATCTTCTTCCTGGGCGCCAACTACCTGGTGCTGATGAGCAGCCTGAGCGCGTCCTGCCAGAACCGCGTGCCGCGCCAGTTGCAGGCGCGCATGGGCAGCCTCTACAGCATGGTGTTGGGCGCGGGCTATTCGCTGGGTGTCTGGTTTCAGGGAGCGCTGGCGGACCGCGTGGGCCTGCGCTTCGTGGCGCTCAGCACCAGCGCCATCTTCCTGGCCCTGGTGCTGACCCTGCGCATGCTGCGCCCGACCCGCTTCGAGAACGTCGCTGAAGCCCCGTCCGAAGTGCAGCCTTTCCCAGACAGCTCGCACTGA